CTCGACCTGCAGGGCGGAGTTGATCTGCTGTACAGCATTGACGATGCTAAAATGCTTGAAAATATGCTCTGGAAGGAAGCCAGATCCCTGAAAGACAGACTGGAGAGGGATTACACATATGATGTGAAAGTAGATGTCGACAGCAAGAATAACGATATTTCAATCCAGCTCCCGGAAAAAGCCAAACCAGAGGAATTGACCGCAATGAGAGCAGTGATCGACCAGATGTCCCATCAGCGTCAGTTCAAGAAAGCGTCCGGCGACGAGGCCAGCCGCAAAGTTACCCTGCATATGGACGTGAACGCCCAGCAGGGATATGTAACGGATGCAGTGGACAAAGCCCTGGAGATCATCAGGAACAGGGTAGACATGTTCTCAGTCTCAGAACCTGCCATCAACAGAGTGGGAAAGAGCCAGATCGGAGTTCAGCTGCCAGGCGTCTCCAATGTAAAGGATGCCATCGACATCATCGGCACCACAGCCCAGCTCCAGTTCAGGCTGGTGCGCAAGGAAAACGGAATGGTGCAGGACATCAGCTCTGTGATGCAGCTTCCAACTCCGGAACAGGACGAGGAAATTGTTTACGGGGTCCTGAATGCTGACGACGCTAAAACCCCTGTATACATACTCAAAAAAGAAACCCTGCTCTCAGGTGAATTTCTGACCAATGCCACGATCGTGTTCGACCAGATGACTTCCAGGCCTCAGGTCTCCCTCGCTTTCGACAAGGAAGGAGGCCAGAAGTTTTACGACATCACCAGCAAATACACCAAGTGGCAGCTGGCGATCGTGCTGGACGAGAAAGTCCAGTCCGCGCCTGTGATCGACGAGCCGATCCCCAATGGAAATGCAGTGATCAGGGGGAATTTCACTGACGAAGAGGCCAAGAAGCTGGCGATCGTACTTAGAGCCGGTTCGCTTCCAGCCCCGCTCCGCAAAGACTCGGAAATAACCGTAGGCCCCAGCCTGGGCTCAGACTCGATCACCAAGGGTGTGAACGCTGTTACCCTCGGTTTTATCGCGATCCTGATCTATATGATCGTTTATTACAAATTTTCGGGATTCCTCGCCAATGTGGCACTGTTTCTGAACCTGGTGATCACTTTATCGGTGATGGCTGTACTGAAGGGCACTCTGACCCTGCCCGGCCTGGCCGGCCTGGTGCTGACCATCGGCATGGCTGTAGACGCCAATATCCTGATTTTCGAGCGTATCAAGGAGGAAATGCGCGCCGGGAAAACTCCCAGGGCTGCGATCGACGCGGGATTCAACCGTGCCTTTACCGCCATCTTCGACTCCAACCTGACCACAGTGCTCTCCTCACTGGTGCTGTATCTGTTCGGCACAGGTCCGATCAAAGGCTTTGCGGTCACGCTTGGGATAGGTATCTGCGCCAGCATGTTCACTGCCCTGACCGTGGTGCATGTGATCATGGAATCAATGTACGCAAGCGGCCAGCGCAAGACAATCAGCATTTAAGGGGGAAAAATAATGACTACAAACTATGATTTTATCGGCAAGAAATATTACGCCTTTGCGATCACCGGATTTCTCTGCATAGCGTCGATTTTCCTCATGTTCACAGTCGGGATGAACTGGGGAGTCGATTTTACGGGCGGCACTGTGATGCATCTTAAATTTGAAAAATCCGTGGACCAGGCCAAAGTCAGGGAACTGCTCGGGGACGGCGGTCTGAATCTCTCGCCGACCGTGCAGGGCGTTTCAGGGAAACCAGAGGAAGCCATTATCCGCACCAAGATGCTGTATGACAAAAAAGAAGACGGAGTCACCAAAGACGAAGTCAGGGATGCGCTCCAGAAAGGGCTGGGAAACACTCTCGCTGAAACCATGGGTGCGACGGACATCGGACCTGTTGCAGGCGCTCAGCTGCGCGCTCAGGCCACCAAGGCTGTTATCCTGTCCTGGATCATCACTCTGCTTTATCTCTGGTATAGATTCGAATTCAAATACAGCATCGGCGGAGTGATCGGCATCATCCACGACTGCATCGTGACGATCGGATTCTTCATCCTGTTCAAGCTGGAAGTCAACATCACCACAATGGCCGCCCTGCTTACGATCATCGGTTATTCGATCAATGACTCGATCATCGTCTGCGACAGGATGAGAGAGAATATCCGCCTGATCAAAGGCATGAATTACACAGATCTGTTCAATCACAGCATCAACCAGATGCTCACCCGTACCATCAACACCTCGATGACAGTCATGATCACTGTGGTAATCCTGTTCTTAATCGCTACAGGAGAGATCAAGGATTTCGCATTCGCCATGATCATCGGCGTGATCACAGGCACCTATTCCTCGATCTACATCGTAGGCCCGATCGCGATCTATTTCCACGAACTCGAGCAGTCACGCATCAAGAGCAGGCTGGTAGGAAAGAAAAAATATGCCTGAGCTTGACCTGCTGATCAAGCGCGCCAGAGCGGCAC
This DNA window, taken from Candidatus Wallbacteria bacterium, encodes the following:
- the secF gene encoding protein translocase subunit SecF — protein: MTTNYDFIGKKYYAFAITGFLCIASIFLMFTVGMNWGVDFTGGTVMHLKFEKSVDQAKVRELLGDGGLNLSPTVQGVSGKPEEAIIRTKMLYDKKEDGVTKDEVRDALQKGLGNTLAETMGATDIGPVAGAQLRAQATKAVILSWIITLLYLWYRFEFKYSIGGVIGIIHDCIVTIGFFILFKLEVNITTMAALLTIIGYSINDSIIVCDRMRENIRLIKGMNYTDLFNHSINQMLTRTINTSMTVMITVVILFLIATGEIKDFAFAMIIGVITGTYSSIYIVGPIAIYFHELEQSRIKSRLVGKKKYA
- the secD gene encoding protein translocase subunit SecD; translated protein: MTANLKFRIMIIFLILGISLWFLFPTARWIYYHKIGRVALDKMSELEIKDLKKGTISLGLDLQGGVDLLYSIDDAKMLENMLWKEARSLKDRLERDYTYDVKVDVDSKNNDISIQLPEKAKPEELTAMRAVIDQMSHQRQFKKASGDEASRKVTLHMDVNAQQGYVTDAVDKALEIIRNRVDMFSVSEPAINRVGKSQIGVQLPGVSNVKDAIDIIGTTAQLQFRLVRKENGMVQDISSVMQLPTPEQDEEIVYGVLNADDAKTPVYILKKETLLSGEFLTNATIVFDQMTSRPQVSLAFDKEGGQKFYDITSKYTKWQLAIVLDEKVQSAPVIDEPIPNGNAVIRGNFTDEEAKKLAIVLRAGSLPAPLRKDSEITVGPSLGSDSITKGVNAVTLGFIAILIYMIVYYKFSGFLANVALFLNLVITLSVMAVLKGTLTLPGLAGLVLTIGMAVDANILIFERIKEEMRAGKTPRAAIDAGFNRAFTAIFDSNLTTVLSSLVLYLFGTGPIKGFAVTLGIGICASMFTALTVVHVIMESMYASGQRKTISI